The genomic stretch GTAAAATGTATTTTAAAAGCGATTAACTCATATAATAATTATTTTGTATTATGAATAGTTCATATTATAAGTATTTCATATTTAAATTATTAATATCTTTAAAGATACTATCTTTATATTAAAAATACTCATAAAATAATTATTTATTATTAAGTGGTCACTCAAATTTATAAATATAATTTAAGTAAAATAGCAATATGGCCAAAAAAGAGTGTGAAGAACAGATTGAAAAGGATTCTGAAAGCACTAAACTTAAGTCTAATTCTAACACAGACATTAAAGATTCTAAATCTAAAACAGACTCTGAAAATGAAAAAAACCCAAAAATAGAGCAAATAGGCACAAAAAAAGAAAAAACTAGCAAAAAACTTGTTGAGAAAAGTAAAAAAGACTCAAAAAAAGAAAAAAACAGTGAAAACGATAATAACCCAGATAATTTGGAAATTAAAACAGAAAAATCAACTTCTAAACATTCTGAAAAAAAACAAAAAGATGAAAAAAACAAAGACGAATTAGGAATTGATGATCAAGAAACAAAAGAACAAAAAAAATCATTAATTAGAGTAACAAAATTAACAAAAAGATTTGGTAAAAAACTAGTTTTAGAAAAAACCAACATGGAAATATATGATGGAGACATATTTGGGATTGTTGGAATGAGCGGAAGTGGAAAAACAACATTACTGCACATGCTCATAGGATTCATAAAAACAACAGAAGGAGATGTTGAATACAGAACTCATGTTAAACATAATGGAGTCATAAAACCAGAATACAAATCAGTCTTTAAATTTTTTAATCAGAATAAAATAAAAAAGTTATATGGTTACAGCTCTCAAACCCCTTCATTTTATGAACATTTAACTGTTGAAGAAAATCTCAAATTATATGGCAGATTATACAAATTATCTGGAAAAATAATAAAAGAAAGAATAACTGAGATACTAAACTTTGTTGACCTTGAAGCAGATAGAAACTCCATATCTTCTGAACTTAGCGGAGGAATGCAAAAAAGACTTGACATAGGTTGTAGTTTAATTCATAAACCCAAAATTCTTTTTATGGATGAGCCAACAGCAGACTTAGATCCAATTATAAGAAAACAAATGTGGAAACTAATAAAAAAAATCTCAAATGAAGGAACTACAGTAATTCTCAGCTCACACTTACTAGACGAAATAGAACACCTCTGTACCAAAATAGGAGTTTTACACGATCATCGAATGCTCGGATATGGAACACTACACGAACTAAAAGAACTATTTTCAAAAAATCAAGAAATACACATCCACACAAAACCTGGCAACTATGAAAAATTAATTGAAAAGTTCAAAAAAAGAAAATTAAAAATTAAAAAAACAGAAGAAAAAGATGAAACCCTAATTTTATATGCATTAAATGCTCAAAAGATACTTCCTAAAATTGCAGAAATAATAAATGATTCAAGAGAAAAAATTATCAGTTTGGATTTGAAAGAACCAACTCTTAAAGAAATATTTGAGATACTAACTAAAACTAAAAAAGAAACAAAATAAAAAATATAAATTAAAATGATGAAATTATTAATCTTAATTGCTAAGAACTTCAAACTTTTGCTTAGAAGTAAAACTTCTGCACTCATCATATTTATAGGCCCATTACTTCTTGTTTGTTTACTGGGCTTAGCGTTTAGTAAAACATCAGGATTTTTACTTACAGCAGGAATATTCTCAGAAAATTATACTGCGCTTGCAGAAGACACCATCAGTCAGATGGAAAGTCAGAATTTTAATGTAATAAGATATGAAGATCAATTAAGCTGCATTAATTCAGTTAAAGGAGGAGAAACACAAAGCTGCATAATATTTCCTCCAGACATGAATATTTCTCCTGGAAAAATAAATGAGCTTACATTTTATGTAGATTATTCTCAAGCAAATCTCGTTTGGATAATTCTTGATTCGATGAATGCAAAACTCAATAACAAAACAAATGAAATCTCTAAAGAATTAGTAACTGATATTCTTGCAAGATTAAGTTTTGTTGAAGGCAGAATTATGGATGCGCAAGCAGAATTAGAAGTTTTAAAAAATAAAGAAATTGATGTAAAAAATAAAGTTTTAGATGTAAAACAAGAAGTTGCAGCACTTGATATTTCGGTTGATTTTAGCAGCGTTGATTTAAACGGAGTTGACGATGCATCAGACATAATCATTTCCAAAACTAAGCTCATTAAAACTGCAGTTGAGAACAATGTTAAAACTGCACTTGACAAAGCTACTGGAACAATAAATGTACTAGCAGATATTAAAGATCGAACAGGAGTTTTGAATGAAACAAAAGAAGATGTTGATGATGCAATATCAAAATTAAATCTGCTAAAAGATACTATTGAAGAAACTCCCGCTTATGCAAATTTACAATATACTGAAATTGTTAATCAAATAGGGAATATATCCGGCATGATGAATTCAGTTGATCTTCAACTAAAAATTACAAAACAAAATGTAGCAAAAATTTCTGATCAAAGAGATTTACTACTTCCGGAATTTGATAATGTAACTTCGCAAATAGAAGAAGCAATAATAATCATTAATAATTCAGACTTAATACTTCAAGAAGCATTAGATAAAATAAATGGACTTGAAATAAAAGAAGCAGGAGAAATAATATCACCTATAACTTCAAAAGTAGAACCTATAACCACTCAAAAAAGTCATTTTCACAGTTTATTTCCTGCACTTCTTGTAATTGTTATAATGATTACAGGGATATTATTATCATCAACCATAATGATTGTTGAAAAGAACAGTAAATCATTTTTTAGAAATGCGATAAGTCCTACAAACTATTTTACATTCACTACTGCTAATTTTATTAGCACACTCATAATTTTAGCAGTTCAATTAATGATGTTTATTAGCGTGTCCATATTTTATTTTCAAGTTGATATATTATCCAATTTCCACAATATTGCACTTATTCTGTTTATTGCAACTGTCTTATTCATATTTTTAGGAATATTTTTAGGATTCATATTTAAGACTGCAGAAACAGTAACACTCGCATCAATAACTGCATCAAGTTTATTTTTATTATTTTCAAATATAATAATTCCATTAGAAAGCATGCCTGAATCAATAAAACAAATTGCAATGTATAATCCATTCGTTGTTGTTGAAACCGCGCTTAAAAAAGCAATAGTATTTAATTTTGGATTCGAACAATTACTTTACCCACACATCATAACTTTAACATATTATGCTGCAGGAATCATACTACTCCTACTAGTATTGCAAGGTCTTTTGAAAAAACTTGCATTCACTCATTTTAATTTCCATTTTAGCGAGAAAAAAGGAGAAATAAAACTTACTGGAACTTCAGATTGGGGGCGAGCTGAAGAAAAATTTAAATCCCAAGAAATAGATTCCAAACATAATAAAGACGTTAAAGATTGTGAAGATAATGATGATGATGACCTGGACAAAGAAACTGATGAAGAAAAAGTCGAATTAATAATTGATGAAAAAAATTCAGATCATAAATTAAGCGAATATAGTGATGAAGAAAGAAAAATTGAAGAAGATAAGAAGAAAAAAGAAGACGAAGAAAAATTAAAAGCTGAAATTGATAAAGTATTAAGTGATGAAGATTTAGATGATTCAGACAGAGCAATGCTAAGTAAGATTTAATTACAACAAAAGCAGCACCAACTTATTAACTATCTAGTTTAATTCTGAAATTATTAGTTCAAATAAATCCAATGAACCATTTTCTAATTGA from Candidatus Woesearchaeota archaeon encodes the following:
- a CDS encoding ABC transporter ATP-binding protein, with protein sequence MAKKECEEQIEKDSESTKLKSNSNTDIKDSKSKTDSENEKNPKIEQIGTKKEKTSKKLVEKSKKDSKKEKNSENDNNPDNLEIKTEKSTSKHSEKKQKDEKNKDELGIDDQETKEQKKSLIRVTKLTKRFGKKLVLEKTNMEIYDGDIFGIVGMSGSGKTTLLHMLIGFIKTTEGDVEYRTHVKHNGVIKPEYKSVFKFFNQNKIKKLYGYSSQTPSFYEHLTVEENLKLYGRLYKLSGKIIKERITEILNFVDLEADRNSISSELSGGMQKRLDIGCSLIHKPKILFMDEPTADLDPIIRKQMWKLIKKISNEGTTVILSSHLLDEIEHLCTKIGVLHDHRMLGYGTLHELKELFSKNQEIHIHTKPGNYEKLIEKFKKRKLKIKKTEEKDETLILYALNAQKILPKIAEIINDSREKIISLDLKEPTLKEIFEILTKTKKETK
- a CDS encoding ABC transporter permease, which gives rise to MMKLLILIAKNFKLLLRSKTSALIIFIGPLLLVCLLGLAFSKTSGFLLTAGIFSENYTALAEDTISQMESQNFNVIRYEDQLSCINSVKGGETQSCIIFPPDMNISPGKINELTFYVDYSQANLVWIILDSMNAKLNNKTNEISKELVTDILARLSFVEGRIMDAQAELEVLKNKEIDVKNKVLDVKQEVAALDISVDFSSVDLNGVDDASDIIISKTKLIKTAVENNVKTALDKATGTINVLADIKDRTGVLNETKEDVDDAISKLNLLKDTIEETPAYANLQYTEIVNQIGNISGMMNSVDLQLKITKQNVAKISDQRDLLLPEFDNVTSQIEEAIIIINNSDLILQEALDKINGLEIKEAGEIISPITSKVEPITTQKSHFHSLFPALLVIVIMITGILLSSTIMIVEKNSKSFFRNAISPTNYFTFTTANFISTLIILAVQLMMFISVSIFYFQVDILSNFHNIALILFIATVLFIFLGIFLGFIFKTAETVTLASITASSLFLLFSNIIIPLESMPESIKQIAMYNPFVVVETALKKAIVFNFGFEQLLYPHIITLTYYAAGIILLLLVLQGLLKKLAFTHFNFHFSEKKGEIKLTGTSDWGRAEEKFKSQEIDSKHNKDVKDCEDNDDDDLDKETDEEKVELIIDEKNSDHKLSEYSDEERKIEEDKKKKEDEEKLKAEIDKVLSDEDLDDSDRAMLSKI